Proteins encoded within one genomic window of Alteribacter populi:
- a CDS encoding sigma-54 interaction domain-containing protein: MLALLENYRDGILETIFGNVNHCIVVVNHEGLISYMNDSYCRFLEVDIKEVQGKHVTDVIEYTRMHIVAETGKEEMADLQYIRGNYMIADRIPLRSDGKVVGALGMVLFRDTEEWMKMNSHIKDLLLELETYRNQMKKQNGATYSLHDIIGSSPDIQHLKNKIKKVAPGDVSVLLRGESGTGKELFAHSIHQLSERNTKPFVKVNCAAIPEHLLESELFGYQEGAFTGAKKGGKPGKFQLANGGTIFLDEIGDMSLQAQVKILRVLQEGEVEAVGAVEAQKVDVRIIAATNQPLEKLIETQQFREDLFYRINVVQVDIPPLRKRPEDLRLLAKFLLHKMTERTGKRVVDFGANVYDCFFQYQWPGNVRELENIIEAAVYLTNTEIIEVDDLPDHLQPNTSILNENHSLKELMEQTEKQAIERTLKKVQGDKGKAAKMLGIGKSSLYEKTKKYEL; the protein is encoded by the coding sequence ATGCTAGCGTTACTAGAAAATTATCGAGACGGAATTTTAGAGACCATCTTCGGAAACGTCAATCATTGTATCGTCGTAGTGAATCATGAAGGTTTGATATCTTATATGAATGATAGCTATTGTCGTTTTTTAGAAGTCGATATAAAAGAGGTCCAAGGGAAGCATGTTACCGATGTGATTGAATATACACGAATGCATATTGTAGCTGAGACTGGAAAAGAAGAAATGGCAGATCTTCAATATATTCGTGGCAACTACATGATTGCCGACCGTATACCGTTGCGTTCTGATGGAAAAGTGGTTGGGGCGCTTGGTATGGTCCTGTTTCGTGATACGGAAGAATGGATGAAGATGAATAGTCACATCAAAGATCTCCTCCTTGAACTAGAAACGTATCGTAATCAAATGAAAAAACAAAACGGTGCCACGTATTCGCTTCATGATATCATTGGCAGTTCCCCTGACATTCAACATCTAAAGAATAAAATTAAAAAAGTGGCACCTGGAGATGTTTCTGTCTTATTAAGGGGAGAAAGTGGGACAGGGAAAGAGTTGTTTGCCCATAGCATTCATCAGTTGAGTGAGCGTAACACGAAGCCGTTTGTCAAAGTCAATTGTGCAGCCATTCCAGAACATTTACTAGAGTCTGAATTATTTGGATATCAAGAAGGAGCTTTTACAGGGGCAAAAAAAGGCGGGAAGCCAGGTAAATTTCAGCTTGCAAACGGCGGTACGATTTTTTTAGATGAAATTGGCGATATGTCATTGCAGGCACAAGTGAAGATTCTAAGAGTGTTGCAGGAGGGAGAAGTGGAAGCCGTTGGGGCTGTTGAGGCTCAGAAGGTCGACGTACGGATTATTGCTGCGACGAATCAGCCCTTAGAGAAGCTTATCGAAACTCAACAGTTTCGCGAGGACTTGTTTTATCGAATTAACGTCGTTCAGGTCGATATCCCGCCACTTCGAAAACGCCCGGAAGATTTACGTCTGTTGGCGAAATTTTTACTTCATAAAATGACTGAGCGGACTGGAAAACGTGTGGTTGATTTTGGAGCGAACGTATATGATTGTTTCTTTCAGTATCAATGGCCAGGTAATGTCCGCGAGCTTGAAAATATTATTGAGGCTGCCGTTTATCTGACCAATACCGAGATCATTGAAGTAGACGACTTACCGGACCACCTTCAACCTAATACCTCTATATTAAACGAGAATCATAGTTTAAAAGAACTCATGGAGCAGACAGAAAAACAGGCCATTGAACGGACGCTAAAGAAGGTGCAAGGAGACAAAGGAAAGGCTGCAAAAATGCTAGGTATCGGAAAATCCAGTCTGTATGAGAAGACAAAGAAATATGAGTTATAA
- a CDS encoding CoA transferase subunit A, with amino-acid sequence MKKMYPSFQEAVKEIKDHSTIMVGGFGLVGIPENLILALVETKVKHLTVISNNCGVDDWGLGLLLKNKQIDKMIGSYVGENKEFERQVIAGELEVELTPQGTLAERIRAGGAGIPAFYTPAGVGTPLAEGQEVRTFNGKDYLLVTGLRADFSLIRAAKGDRHGNLVYNKTAQNFNPMMAAAGYTTIAEVEQVVETGELDPETIHTPGIYVQGLIEGQQEKRIERLTVRSQG; translated from the coding sequence ATGAAAAAAATGTATCCATCATTTCAGGAAGCTGTAAAAGAAATCAAAGATCATTCGACGATTATGGTTGGAGGGTTTGGTTTAGTTGGAATTCCTGAGAATCTTATTCTTGCTTTAGTAGAAACGAAAGTGAAGCACTTAACGGTGATTTCAAATAACTGCGGAGTCGATGACTGGGGGCTTGGGCTGCTTCTTAAAAATAAACAGATTGATAAGATGATTGGTTCCTATGTAGGTGAAAACAAGGAATTTGAACGTCAAGTTATAGCTGGTGAACTAGAGGTCGAGCTGACCCCGCAAGGAACATTGGCTGAACGTATTAGAGCGGGAGGTGCTGGTATTCCAGCCTTTTATACACCAGCAGGCGTAGGGACTCCGCTTGCAGAAGGGCAAGAGGTTCGTACATTTAATGGGAAGGATTATCTTCTGGTAACGGGATTACGTGCAGATTTCAGTCTGATCCGAGCAGCGAAAGGGGACCGACACGGAAATCTGGTCTATAACAAGACAGCACAGAATTTTAACCCGATGATGGCAGCAGCTGGTTATACAACGATTGCAGAGGTAGAACAAGTGGTGGAAACAGGAGAGTTGGATCCTGAAACGATCCATACACCGGGAATTTATGTTCAAGGGTTAATTGAGGGTCAGCAAGAGAAACGAATTGAACGTTTAACTGTAAGATCACAAGGATAA
- a CDS encoding 3-oxoacid CoA-transferase subunit B encodes MAVEMDKSLVREKIAKRAEREIESGFYVNLGIGIPTMVANYIQQDKEVVLQSENGLVGIGRSPYEEEVDPDLINAGKETVTASVGASYCSSAESFAMIRGEHLDLAILGGMEVSEQGDLANWMIPGKMIKGMGGAMDIVHGAKKIVIIMDHVNKHGEPKILKDCHLPLTGEGVVNRIITDRAVMDVCENDLILVEVAEGWTVDEVMQSTEAELTVSPELVEAAF; translated from the coding sequence ATGGCAGTAGAGATGGATAAGTCATTAGTCAGAGAGAAGATTGCGAAAAGAGCTGAGCGAGAAATTGAAAGCGGTTTCTATGTGAATTTAGGAATTGGGATACCGACGATGGTCGCGAATTACATCCAACAGGATAAAGAAGTGGTTCTTCAGTCTGAAAACGGCTTAGTTGGAATTGGGAGGTCACCATACGAGGAAGAGGTGGATCCTGATTTGATCAATGCCGGGAAAGAAACGGTCACAGCATCAGTTGGCGCTTCTTATTGCAGCAGTGCCGAATCGTTCGCGATGATCCGAGGAGAACACCTTGACCTTGCTATTCTTGGAGGGATGGAAGTCTCTGAGCAGGGAGATCTAGCGAATTGGATGATACCAGGCAAAATGATTAAAGGCATGGGTGGAGCGATGGATATTGTCCATGGCGCCAAGAAAATCGTCATTATCATGGATCATGTAAATAAACACGGGGAGCCGAAGATTTTAAAGGATTGTCACCTTCCGTTAACGGGAGAAGGGGTAGTCAACCGGATTATTACGGATCGTGCTGTGATGGACGTGTGCGAAAACGACTTAATACTCGTGGAAGTAGCAGAAGGGTGGACTGTTGACGAAGTGATGCAATCAACGGAAGCGGAATTGACAGTTAGTCCTGAACTTGTAGAAGCAGCATTTTAA
- a CDS encoding 3-hydroxybutyrate dehydrogenase: protein MVDNKVVFITGAASGIGYEIGVEFAKNGAKVAFSDVNEEKVNEAVDKLADEGYDCIGLKCDVTNEEEVKQAIDETVENYGRLDILINNAGLQHVASIEDFPTEKFEFITKVMLVAPFMATKHAFPIMKKQGTGRIINMASINGLIGFAGKAAYNSSKHGVIGLTKVAALEGAEHGVTVNAVCPGYVDTPLVRNQLQDLADNRNVSLEEVVEEVIYPLVPQKRLLSVQEIADYTLFLASDRAKGVTGQAVVIDGGYTAQ, encoded by the coding sequence ATGGTAGATAACAAAGTCGTTTTCATTACAGGAGCTGCAAGTGGAATAGGATATGAAATTGGCGTTGAATTTGCTAAAAACGGAGCAAAAGTTGCTTTCAGTGATGTTAATGAAGAGAAAGTAAACGAAGCAGTGGATAAGCTCGCCGACGAGGGATATGACTGTATCGGTCTCAAGTGTGATGTAACCAATGAAGAAGAGGTAAAACAAGCGATTGACGAAACGGTAGAAAACTACGGAAGACTTGATATTTTAATTAACAATGCAGGGTTACAACACGTAGCATCGATTGAAGACTTTCCAACAGAAAAATTCGAATTTATTACAAAAGTGATGTTGGTTGCACCGTTTATGGCTACGAAGCACGCGTTCCCAATAATGAAAAAGCAAGGTACAGGACGGATTATAAATATGGCTTCCATCAATGGATTGATCGGCTTTGCTGGAAAAGCTGCCTATAACAGTTCAAAGCATGGCGTGATTGGACTGACAAAAGTCGCTGCATTAGAAGGGGCAGAACATGGGGTTACCGTAAATGCTGTTTGTCCGGGCTATGTAGACACCCCGCTCGTACGAAATCAATTACAGGATTTAGCCGACAACCGAAATGTTTCTTTGGAGGAAGTAGTTGAAGAGGTCATTTACCCTTTGGTTCCGCAAAAACGTTTGTTATCTGTGCAGGAAATTGCTGATTATACGCTGTTTTTAGCCAGTGACCGAGCAAAAGGAGTAACAGGACAAGCGGTCGTCATCGATGGTGGCTACACGGCTCAATAA
- a CDS encoding acetyl-CoA C-acetyltransferase, with amino-acid sequence MENVYILEGARTPFGSFGGALKDVDPTELGVTASKEAIRRSGIAPEDIDFTVMGNVIHSAKNAPYLSRHIALQAGIPIESSALAVNRLCGSGLQSVVSAAQSIMLGDGATALAGGVDSMSLAPYALRGSRFGTKLGTPQVDDMLWAALTDEYIGKGMGVTAENLAEKYEISREEQDAYASQSHQRATTARKLGKFEEEIVPVVVKSRKGPHLVEVDEHIREDTTTEGLAKLKPAFKKDGTVTGGNASGINDGAGAVILSGEQFVQKKSLKPLAKIISWGVGGVNPSYMGIGPAPAIKRALGKTNVTLDDIGLIEVNEAFASQYLAVEKELGLNRDIVNVNGGAIALGHPVGASGTRVLYSLIKELKRRNEQYGIASLCIGGGQGIAMVVEAL; translated from the coding sequence ATGGAAAACGTTTATATTCTAGAAGGAGCACGGACACCTTTTGGTAGTTTTGGTGGAGCACTGAAAGATGTTGACCCGACCGAATTAGGTGTCACAGCAAGTAAGGAAGCGATTCGCCGAAGCGGGATCGCACCTGAGGATATTGATTTTACTGTGATGGGAAATGTCATTCATTCAGCGAAGAATGCGCCTTATTTATCTAGACATATCGCACTTCAAGCGGGAATTCCAATCGAAAGTTCGGCTCTAGCTGTTAACCGGCTATGTGGATCTGGTCTTCAATCCGTCGTTTCCGCTGCCCAGTCGATCATGTTAGGAGACGGAGCGACAGCGCTTGCAGGTGGCGTAGATAGTATGAGCTTGGCCCCGTACGCATTGAGGGGGAGTCGGTTTGGTACAAAGCTTGGTACACCGCAAGTAGATGACATGCTTTGGGCAGCTTTGACAGATGAATATATCGGCAAGGGAATGGGCGTTACCGCTGAAAATCTCGCGGAGAAATACGAGATTTCCCGTGAAGAACAAGATGCCTATGCCTCGCAAAGTCATCAGCGAGCCACGACTGCACGAAAGCTTGGTAAGTTTGAGGAAGAAATTGTTCCAGTCGTAGTTAAATCTCGAAAAGGTCCTCACCTAGTCGAGGTAGACGAGCATATTCGAGAGGATACAACGACGGAGGGACTTGCGAAACTAAAGCCTGCATTTAAAAAAGACGGAACGGTAACCGGCGGAAACGCAAGCGGCATTAACGATGGCGCAGGAGCGGTTATCCTTTCTGGTGAACAATTTGTCCAAAAGAAAAGCCTGAAACCTTTAGCCAAAATCATCTCCTGGGGAGTAGGAGGCGTCAATCCATCCTACATGGGGATTGGCCCAGCACCTGCGATTAAACGGGCTTTAGGAAAAACAAATGTAACGTTAGACGATATCGGCTTGATTGAAGTCAATGAAGCCTTTGCTTCTCAATATTTAGCGGTGGAAAAAGAATTAGGCTTGAATCGGGATATCGTCAACGTCAATGGAGGAGCGATTGCGCTCGGTCATCCAGTCGGAGCGAGTGGTACTAGAGTCTTGTATTCTCTTATCAAAGAGCTGAAACGAAGAAATGAGCAATATGGTATTGCCTCCTTGTGTATCGGAGGCGGACAAGGAATTGCGATGGTAGTAGAAGCCTTGTAA
- a CDS encoding GntP family permease, whose amino-acid sequence MFGIFLGLIVLMALAYLGWSIIWVAPIAAGVVAITGGLDLLDAYKDTYMGGFVSFAKDWFPVFMLGAIFGKLMEDTGMARSVAVALTKIIGTKRAILGVLVSAAVLTYGGVSLFVVVFAVYPLALSLFREANISRRLIPATVALGAFTFTMTALPGTPQIQNLIPMEYFHTSATAAPVMGIVAAAVMAVGGYLYLRWRERKLTSNGETFTEPKDKKIIDVEDDHPHFLLSLLPLLTVLITLNILNWDIVTALISGIILIMVLNVMKLKMFVKSINNGASGSVIAIINTSAAVGFGTVVREVPGFERLTELLMGVRGNPLISEAIAVNVLAGATGSASGGMGIALEALGSKYYEIAMNTGISPEDFHRIASLSSGGLDALPHNGAVLTLLTITGMSHKDSYKDIFIVAVLIPVISVAVVILLASIGIL is encoded by the coding sequence ATGTTTGGTATTTTCCTTGGTCTCATCGTTTTGATGGCCTTAGCCTATTTGGGCTGGTCCATCATTTGGGTGGCCCCGATTGCTGCTGGTGTAGTAGCAATAACAGGTGGCCTCGATTTATTAGATGCCTATAAAGATACGTATATGGGCGGGTTTGTTTCATTTGCAAAAGATTGGTTCCCGGTCTTTATGCTTGGTGCCATATTCGGAAAATTGATGGAAGATACCGGGATGGCAAGATCAGTAGCCGTTGCGTTGACAAAAATCATCGGTACGAAACGGGCAATCCTCGGAGTATTAGTATCTGCAGCCGTCTTAACCTATGGTGGTGTCAGCTTGTTCGTTGTTGTCTTTGCTGTATATCCACTTGCTTTATCGTTATTCCGTGAGGCGAATATCAGTAGAAGGCTAATTCCAGCGACTGTGGCGTTAGGTGCCTTTACGTTTACGATGACGGCCTTACCAGGGACACCGCAAATTCAAAACCTTATTCCGATGGAGTACTTTCACACTAGCGCCACAGCGGCACCTGTAATGGGGATCGTTGCTGCAGCTGTGATGGCTGTTGGCGGCTATTTATATTTGCGTTGGCGGGAAAGAAAGCTAACTAGTAATGGCGAAACATTCACCGAACCAAAGGATAAGAAAATAATCGATGTTGAGGACGATCACCCTCATTTTCTGTTGTCCTTGTTGCCACTGTTAACTGTCCTTATTACATTGAATATTCTCAATTGGGACATTGTTACCGCATTGATTTCGGGTATCATTTTAATTATGGTATTAAACGTGATGAAATTGAAAATGTTTGTTAAATCTATCAATAACGGCGCAAGTGGATCAGTTATTGCGATTATTAATACGAGTGCAGCAGTAGGATTCGGTACAGTTGTACGTGAGGTTCCCGGATTTGAGCGGCTTACGGAATTATTGATGGGGGTAAGAGGAAATCCGTTAATTTCAGAAGCCATTGCGGTCAATGTCCTTGCCGGAGCTACCGGATCAGCATCCGGAGGGATGGGAATTGCCCTTGAAGCACTGGGCTCCAAATATTATGAAATCGCGATGAATACCGGTATTAGCCCAGAAGATTTCCACCGAATTGCATCTCTTTCATCAGGTGGATTGGACGCGCTGCCTCATAACGGAGCTGTATTGACGTTATTGACAATCACCGGAATGTCTCATAAAGATAGCTACAAAGATATCTTTATTGTCGCCGTCCTTATTCCTGTAATTTCGGTTGCTGTCGTCATTCTTCTCGCTTCAATTGGCATTCTTTAA
- a CDS encoding Hsp33 family molecular chaperone HslO, which translates to MTNRIIKTLIFNKQIRLYLINNTELIDEIMQINECSNKVAKTALANSITIASLLSATLKGNQRLSANLIMSNPKSKIHTDADAHGNIRGYVNNYLLSQDQYRTVKQLIGLKGSIRMIKGVDMNQFTGITDMPYQNLDKDFSHYFKQSDQTDTLFKTDIEWEEDNTIKYSYGLYAQLLPNSSKNLLDIVEGKFDMLLPILRNLHYCTEKEIKNLLTQYFASVEIIGYSSAQFFCGCSKVMFYGLLHSIDKSELKEYVQSGTPIKSTCNICGRNYYFNTDEIKPYLQERSN; encoded by the coding sequence ATGACAAACCGAATAATAAAAACACTTATATTCAATAAACAAATACGTCTTTACCTTATTAATAATACTGAATTAATAGATGAAATCATGCAAATTAATGAGTGTTCTAATAAAGTAGCTAAAACTGCACTGGCTAATTCAATTACCATTGCGAGCTTACTATCTGCAACACTTAAAGGAAATCAAAGGTTAAGTGCTAATCTAATCATGAGCAATCCAAAAAGTAAAATTCATACGGACGCTGATGCCCATGGCAACATACGTGGCTATGTAAATAATTATTTACTTTCACAGGACCAATATAGAACAGTAAAACAGCTCATTGGATTAAAAGGCTCAATTAGAATGATAAAAGGTGTAGATATGAACCAATTTACAGGAATAACAGATATGCCATATCAAAATTTAGACAAAGACTTTTCTCACTACTTTAAACAGAGCGACCAAACGGATACTTTATTCAAGACTGATATTGAATGGGAAGAAGATAATACGATCAAGTATAGTTATGGTTTATATGCACAACTACTCCCTAATTCGTCCAAAAATCTTTTGGATATTGTGGAAGGGAAATTTGATATGTTACTTCCAATTCTAAGGAACCTTCATTATTGTACCGAAAAAGAAATTAAAAATTTATTAACTCAGTACTTTGCATCAGTAGAAATAATCGGTTACAGTAGTGCTCAATTTTTCTGCGGTTGTTCAAAAGTGATGTTTTATGGATTGTTACATTCAATAGATAAGTCCGAGTTGAAAGAGTATGTCCAGTCAGGTACACCAATAAAATCAACATGTAATATTTGTGGAAGAAACTACTATTTTAATACAGATGAAATTAAGCCGTATCTTCAGGAGAGATCTAACTAA
- a CDS encoding MerR family transcriptional regulator: MSKYWRTGEIAEITGLSIRTLRYYDQIKLLSPTEYTNSGHRRYTHNDLQSLLEIISLKQMGFSLEEIRTLKEQSDHSTVLKILNNQIQRVKSNIEVQQQLLKQLEHVHEEFSHSKNNYISLQSLTALFELMRTNQTQYFSQSQIDMIRKRYYSIDETTLRMGEIEFNSILEELRDKKEKDIPPHDESVIKIAARWNRIIETISPKGSELHRNAELFYSDNPDFATKVGLEPSLYQYLYEALSYIEEDS, from the coding sequence ATGAGTAAGTATTGGAGAACTGGGGAAATTGCCGAAATTACTGGATTATCTATTAGGACTTTAAGGTATTACGATCAAATTAAATTGTTGAGTCCCACCGAATACACGAACTCAGGACACCGTAGATATACTCATAATGATTTACAAAGCCTGCTTGAAATAATTTCTTTAAAGCAAATGGGGTTTTCTTTAGAAGAAATTAGAACTTTAAAAGAACAAAGTGATCATTCAACTGTCTTAAAGATTCTTAACAACCAAATTCAACGAGTAAAATCGAATATTGAAGTCCAACAACAGCTGTTAAAACAATTAGAGCATGTTCATGAAGAATTTTCTCACTCCAAAAATAATTATATTTCATTACAGAGTTTAACAGCACTATTTGAACTCATGAGGACCAATCAAACTCAGTATTTTAGTCAAAGTCAAATAGATATGATTCGAAAACGTTATTATTCCATTGATGAAACCACGCTTCGTATGGGAGAAATAGAATTTAATTCAATATTAGAAGAACTAAGAGATAAAAAGGAGAAAGACATTCCTCCTCATGACGAATCGGTTATTAAAATAGCAGCAAGATGGAATCGAATTATTGAAACAATTTCACCTAAAGGCAGTGAACTTCACAGAAATGCAGAACTGTTTTATTCTGATAATCCAGACTTTGCAACTAAAGTAGGTTTAGAACCTTCCTTATATCAATATTTATACGAAGCATTGTCATATATAGAAGAAGACAGCTAA
- a CDS encoding DUF5694 domain-containing protein, translating to MKEVKPKVLVVGTFHFGGSPDMVQIDAGNMLAVNKQKEVLEVVEKLENYKPTKVAVEVEKEKEVALNQRYEEYIDNNFELTSNEVHQLGFRICELRNHQKIFAIDWMGNIGSRSIGEVLEWAETNQTKLYDLITKVYIPKIKPKINGLSILEAIKSVNQKERIQIDHELYLNIAQIGEGMDYVGIDWVKWWYQRNLIIYNNIIKLIENADERILLLIGSAHIHLVSQFLTESGQVEVENIEDYL from the coding sequence ATGAAAGAAGTAAAACCTAAAGTTTTGGTCGTTGGAACCTTTCATTTTGGAGGGTCCCCAGATATGGTTCAAATAGACGCAGGTAATATGTTAGCAGTAAATAAACAAAAAGAAGTATTAGAAGTTGTTGAGAAATTAGAGAATTACAAACCAACAAAGGTTGCAGTAGAAGTAGAAAAGGAAAAAGAAGTCGCTCTTAACCAAAGATACGAAGAATATATCGATAATAATTTTGAATTAACTTCAAATGAGGTCCATCAACTCGGATTTAGAATATGTGAATTACGAAATCATCAAAAGATATTTGCAATCGATTGGATGGGCAATATTGGTAGTAGAAGTATTGGCGAAGTTCTAGAATGGGCAGAAACAAATCAAACAAAATTGTATGATTTAATTACTAAAGTTTACATACCAAAAATAAAACCTAAAATAAACGGTTTATCTATTTTAGAAGCCATAAAAAGTGTAAACCAAAAAGAAAGAATACAAATCGATCATGAGCTGTATCTAAATATAGCTCAAATTGGTGAAGGTATGGACTATGTAGGGATAGATTGGGTTAAATGGTGGTACCAAAGAAATTTAATCATATACAATAATATTATAAAACTAATAGAAAATGCCGATGAACGAATATTATTATTGATTGGTAGTGCACACATACATTTGGTTAGTCAATTTCTAACTGAAAGCGGACAAGTGGAAGTAGAAAACATAGAAGATTATTTATAA
- a CDS encoding sugar ABC transporter substrate-binding protein, protein MFKKSTFLAFVLLLTLSMVLAACGAEEEVPEEAESDGEEAVDFEVVPEEGAELMLWSDGDEQLEWAELMAEKFEGEYGVPVQVEEVTQEDAPERLATDGPSGQAADVFASTHDRIGRAISAGLVLENFWPEEYEEEFMEAAITATSFEDELFGYPSGIETYALFYNTDLVEEAPETMDELLEVASELTEGDRYGFMMEPQNLYFVYAFLGGYGGYVFGDEGTDINDLGLNNEGAVQGTELLLRIRDEVVPGMANEDITYDVRTALFEEGNLAFDINGPWAVRGYEEAGVDFNVVPLPELENGESPTSFSGTRGFYVNAYTDYPDAASLLAQFITNEENLLEAYEITGALPPRLELVEHDDIQSNPISVGFLEQASHAVPMPNVPEMPLVWDPMEAAFTEVWNQDVDPQEALDRAVDTIETAIEEQQN, encoded by the coding sequence ATGTTTAAAAAGTCAACGTTTTTAGCATTTGTATTATTGTTAACTTTGTCTATGGTACTAGCTGCATGTGGAGCGGAGGAAGAAGTACCAGAAGAAGCTGAATCAGATGGAGAAGAAGCCGTTGATTTTGAAGTTGTGCCTGAAGAAGGGGCGGAGTTAATGCTATGGAGTGATGGTGACGAGCAGTTGGAGTGGGCTGAACTCATGGCTGAAAAATTCGAAGGTGAATACGGTGTGCCAGTACAAGTAGAAGAAGTAACTCAAGAAGATGCACCAGAACGTTTAGCTACTGATGGCCCTTCTGGACAAGCAGCTGACGTCTTTGCTTCTACTCATGATCGCATTGGCCGTGCAATTTCTGCCGGATTGGTCCTTGAAAACTTCTGGCCAGAAGAATATGAAGAAGAGTTTATGGAGGCAGCCATTACTGCAACATCATTTGAGGATGAGCTTTTCGGTTACCCATCAGGTATCGAAACATACGCTTTATTTTATAACACGGATTTAGTAGAGGAAGCACCTGAGACAATGGACGAGCTGCTTGAAGTAGCGAGTGAGTTAACGGAAGGTGATCGCTATGGATTTATGATGGAGCCCCAAAATCTTTACTTTGTCTATGCGTTCCTTGGCGGATATGGTGGTTATGTTTTTGGTGATGAAGGCACAGATATCAATGATCTTGGTTTAAACAATGAAGGTGCTGTCCAAGGTACAGAATTATTACTCCGCATTCGTGATGAGGTAGTTCCTGGTATGGCAAATGAGGACATCACTTATGATGTTAGAACAGCTCTATTTGAAGAAGGTAACTTAGCGTTTGATATTAACGGTCCGTGGGCTGTGCGGGGTTATGAAGAAGCAGGAGTAGACTTTAATGTTGTGCCACTTCCGGAGCTTGAAAATGGTGAAAGCCCAACAAGTTTTTCAGGAACTCGTGGTTTCTACGTTAATGCATACACAGATTACCCAGATGCTGCTTCATTATTAGCACAATTTATTACAAACGAAGAGAATTTACTGGAAGCTTATGAAATCACTGGTGCCTTGCCGCCGCGCTTGGAATTAGTAGAACATGACGATATTCAAAGTAATCCAATTTCAGTTGGCTTCCTAGAGCAAGCATCCCATGCAGTTCCGATGCCAAATGTTCCAGAAATGCCTCTTGTTTGGGATCCAATGGAAGCGGCATTTACTGAAGTTTGGAATCAGGACGTTGACCCTCAAGAAGCTTTAGATCGAGCGGTCGACACAATTGAAACAGCAATTGAAGAGCAACAAAACTGA